Below is a window of Streptomyces sp. ITFR-16 DNA.
CGCGAGCTCCTCGCCTCCGCCCTCCCCCGCCGACAGGTGTTCCACGACCCGCGCCAGCGTCGGCACCCCGCCGGTGGCGGACGCGGGCGGTACGCCCATGGTGTCCAGCACGCGGTGCAGCCGGGCCGCCTCCGAGCGCCATTTCCGGTCGACGACCTCTTCCGGGTACTGCTGCCACTCCACCGGGGACCAGTCGGGGCCCGTCTCCGCAGGGCCGCCGTGGAAGAGCCGGGCGGCCAGCAGCGAGGCCGCCTCGTCGGCCACGCCCGGCTCCTCCAGCAGATCGCAGGCGGGACGCTCGCCGAGCCGGGAGGTGAACCCCTCGGCCAGCCGGTCGCGCCGGGACAGCTCGGTGAGGGCGGAGACGACGCCCGCGTCCAGCTGGGAGGGCCAGCGCCCCATCCGCCAGGCGGGAAGCGCGACCCGGGTCAGCAGCCGGTCCCAGCCCGCGTAGGCGAGGCCGACCTGCTCCTGGGCGACGATCCGCAGTCCGTAGTCCACCGCCTGGGCGCGCGTCGACGCGGCGGCGGCGACTCCCCGCTCCATCTCGGCGGCATGGCGGCGGCAGCTGCGCAGCAGGATCCGCGCGATCCGGCCGGTGAAGGCACGCGGCAGCATCAGTACCCGACGCACCGGCCCCTGGACGGGCACGGCAGCATCGGCCACGGCACCGTCCAGCCCGCGCACGAAGCGCCGGGCGGCGGCTATGTCGGGGTGGGCGGCGGGGCCGGTGCCGGCGACGACCGGGGCGAGCACCGCCCGTAGCTCCGCGACCCGCATCCACCAGAGGAACGGGGACCCGATGACCAGCACGGGCGCCGCCGGCACCCGGCGAAGGCGTCCGGGAGGCCGTCCCGTGCCGCCCGCCTCGCGGTGCGCGGCGTCCTTGGCCGCCCGGCCGGCGGCCGGGTGGGAGCGGTCCTCCAGCCAGCTGTCGCAGTCCGGCGTGAGCGCTATCGCCGAGGGCGCGGGCACACCGAGCCGCTCCGCCAGGTCGTGGACCAGCCGGTAGAGATCGGGGGCCGCCGCCTCGCTGAGCGCGACGGTCGGGCTGACCGCGGGCTTCGCCCGTACGACCGCGATCGCGACGGCCGCCGCGACCAGCAGGACGACGACGGCGAGGCCCGTCACGGCCCAGCGCGCCGCGTCCCAGCCGCTGCCCTCGGCGAAGCCCTGCGCGCCGGCGGCGAACAGCACGACGGCGAACGCGGCCGGCAGCAGTGCCACTGCCGTTGCCCTGCTGCGGATGCGCAGCAGGGCGAGAGCCCTGGCACGCGCTGCCCGCGCACCCAGCTCCTCATCTGTACCGGTACCGGACACGGCCGGACGTCACCCCCTCTGCCCCCACGGCGGTGTTGCTCACACCCCCACTGTGGCACCCGTCACTGACATCGCAATGCCGGTGGGCCAAGTGCCGGAATGCTTGCGCCGCACCCTAGTTGGGGGTTCGGCAGGCGTCATCCGGATGGCTTAGCCGTCACTCGATGGAATGGCTTTGGGTAAAGGTGCTGACGCGCCGCCGCCCATAGGGCAGCGGCGCGTCGGCTGAGGTGCTGAGGGGTGCGGACCGGTACGGCTCAGGCCTCCGCGGCCTTCTTCGCGATGTCCGTACGGAACTGGGAGCCGTCGAGACGGATCCGTTCCACCGCCGCGTAGGCACGCTCACGGGCGCCCGCGAGGTCCTTGGCGGTCGCCGTCACGGAGAGCACGCGGCCGCCCGCGCTGACGACCGCGTCGCCGTCCCGCCGGGTCCCGGCGTGCAGGACGTACGCGTGCGGCGCATCCTGTGCCGCGACCTCGTCGAGCCCCTCGATCGGGTCACCCGTGCGCGGGGTGTCCGGGTAGTTGTGGGAGGCGATGACCACCGTGACGGCGGCGTCGTCGCGCCAGGCCAGCGGGGGCAGCGTGTCCAGGGTGCCGTTGGCGGAGCCCAGCAGGACACCGGCCAGCGGGGTCTTCAGCCGGGCCAGGACCACCTGGGTCTCCGGGTCGCCGAAGCGGGCGTTGAACTCGATGACCCGTACGCCGCGCGAGGTGATCGCGAGACCCGCGTACAGCAGCCCGGAGAAGGGCGTACCGCGGCGGCGGAGCTCGTCGACGGTCGGCTGGAGGACCGACTGCAGGACCTCGTCGACCAGCTTGGGGTCGGCCCACGGCAGCGGGGAGTACGCGCCCATGCCGCCGGTGTTCGGGCCCTCGTCGCCGTCCAGGGCGCGCTTGAAGTCCTGGGCGGGCTGGAGCGGGAGCACGGTCGTGCCGTCGGTGATCGCGAAGAGGCTCACCTCGGGGCCGTCGAGGAACTCCTCGATGACCACGCGGTCGCAGGCCAGCGCGTGGGCGCGGGCCACATCGACGTCATCGGTGACGACGACGCCCTTGCCGGCGGCGAGCCCGTCGTCCTTGACGACGTACGGAGCGCCGAACGCGTCGAGGGCCGTGTCGATCTCGGCGGGGGTGGTGCACACATAGCTGCGGGCGGTCGGGACGCCGGCCCCGGCCATCACGTCCTTGGCGAATGCCTTGGAGCCCTCCAGCCGGGCGGCCTCGCCGGACGGGCCGAAGCAGGGGATGCCGGCGGCACGCACCGCGTCGGCGACCCCGGCGACAAGCGGCGCCTCCGGGCCGACGACCACCAGCTCGGCGCCCAGTTCCGTGGCGAGGCGCGCGACGGCGGCGCCGTCGAGGGCGTCGACCGGGCGCAGTTCGGCCACCTCTGCGATGCCGGCGTTGCCGGGGGCGCAGTACAGAGCGGTGACGTCGGGGTCGAGGGACAGAGAGCGGCACAGGGCGTGTTCGCGGGCGCCGCCGCCGATGACGAGGACCTTCACGGGGTGCAGCCTAGCCGCCGGGGCGGGGCGCCCTTGACGGGCGCCGGTCCGTGGACACCCGGGGCACGGCGCACCGCAGGCCCGGGAGCGGGCGGCGCCGGGCTACTCGTTGGTGAATTCCTCGACGACCGTCGCGCCCAGTTCGCGCACGATCAGGTCGTGGCCGGAGAGGGCGGAATCGACGAGGTCGGGGTCGTCGGCCTCGGGGGTGTCGTCCTCGGGTGCGACCGATCTCGGCGGTTCGGGAGCGGTGTACGAGGGGGGCGGCGGCTCGGGCGCGGGCGCGCCGCCACCGGGCTGCTGCCGCTGCTGTTCGGGGGCGGGCCGGCTCTCGTACGACTGCGGAGCGGGGGCGGGCGCGGGGCGCTGGGGCGGAGGCGGCGGTGCGGAGGGGCGGCCGCCGCCGACCGGCGGGGGCTGTCCGGCGCCGCCGGAGGGGTCGACGATCGCCTCGATCTTCCACTGCGCGTTGAACCGCTCGGCCAGCGCCTGCTTCAGCACCTCCTCGCTGCCGCTGCTCGCGAAGTTGTCGCGGGCGCCGGCGTTGAGGAAGCCGATCTGCAGGGTGGCGCCGTCGAACCCGGTGACCTGGGCGTTCTGGCTGAGCAGGATCCAGGTGAACCGGCGGCGGTTCTTGACCGCCTCCAGGATGTCGGGCCACATGTTGCGCACCTGTCCGGCGCCCTGCGTCATGCCCGGGGCGGACTCCGGGACGGGAGCCGGGGCGGGCGCTGCGGCAGCGGCCGGGGCCGGGGCCGGTGCGGGGGCCGCCTGCGGGGGCGGTGCCTGGCCCGGGGTGGAGGCCGTCGGCCAGCCGCCGGGCCGGCGCCCCTGCTCGGGCGCGGCCGCTGCGGGCCAGGCCCCGGGCCGCTGCCCAGCGGCGGGCGCCTCGGCGGGCGGCTGCGACTGCTGTACGGGGGCGGGCGCCGGGGTCGCCTGTGCCGGGGCCGGGGCCGGGGCGGTGGGCGGCGGGGGCGCTTCCCCCCGGGCCGCCGCACGCGCGGCGGCGGGTCCCGAACCGGCGTCGGGCTGCACTGCTGCCGGGGCGGGAGCGGGGGCGGCGGTCTGCGGTGTCTGCGGGACGGGGGCGTGGGCCAGGGCCTCGGGCCCGGGGACGTACCCCATGGCGGGCCCGGGGCCGGTGGTCGCGAAGGACGCGCCCCGTTCCAGCCGGTCCAGCCGGGCCTGCAGCGAGCGCTCGTCGTCGAAGGCGGCGGGCAGCAGCACCCGGGCGCAGATGAGCTCGACCTGGAGCCGGGGCGAGGTCGCGCCGCGCATCTCCGTGAGCCCCTCGTTGACCAGGTCCGCCGCGCGGCTCAGCTCGGCGGCGCCGAAGACGGACGCCTGCGCCGTCATCCGCTCGACGACATCGGCCGGGGCGTCGATGAGCCCCTTCTCCCCCGCGTCCGGCACGGCGGCCAGGATCACCAGGTCGCGCAGCCGCTCCAGCAGGTCGGCGACGAAGCGGCGCGGGTCGTTGCCGCCCTCGATGACGCGGTCCACGACCTCGAAGGCCGCGGCCCCGTCACCCGCCGCGAACGCGTCCACGACCGAGTCGAGCAGGGAGCCGTCCGTATAACCGAGCAGGGACGTCGCCATGGCGTACGTCACACCCTCGTCGCCCGCGCCGGCCAGCAGCTGGTCCATGACGGACATCGAGTCACGGACGGAACCGGCGCCGGCCCGCACGACCAGCGGCAGCACGCCGTCCTCGACGTAGCTGTTCTCCTTGCCGCAGACCTCGGCGAGGTACTCGCGCAGGGTCCCCGGCGGCACGAGGCGGAACGGGTAGTGATGCGTACGCGACCGGATGGTGCCGATGACCTTCTCGGGCTCCGTGGTCGCGAAGATGAACTTGAGGTGCTCCGGCGGCTCCTCCACCACCTTCAGCAGGGCGTTGAACCCCGCCGACGTGACCATGTGGGCCTCGTCGATGATGTAGATCTTGTAACGACTCGAGGCGGGCCCGAAGAACGCCTTCTCGCGCAGATCGCGGGCGTCGTCCACGCCACCGTGCGATGCGGCGTCGATCTCGATGACGTCGATCGAACCCGGCCCGTTGCGCGCGAGGTCCTGACAGGACTGGCACTCCCCGCACGGCGTGGGCGTGGGCCCCTGCTCGCAGTTCAGACAGCGGGCCAGGATGCGCGCACTGGTCGTCTTGCCGCAGCCTCGCGGGCCGCTGAACAGGTACGCGTGATTGACCCGGTTGTTCCGCAGGGCCTGCTGCAGGGGGTCAGTGACATGCTCCTGACCGATGACCTCGGCGAACGACTCGGGGCGGTAGCGGCGGTACAGCGCAAGGGACGACACACCTACGAGGTTATCGGGGCCGACTGACAACCGGCTCCGGACCGGGCACACCACGGCCTCCGGCCCTTCTCGCGCCCCGAAAACCGGCCGCCGCCCGACGCGCAGCGCCACCCGCACCCGACCCGGTCCGGCGGGCTCACCCACCGCCCCGGACACGCAAGGGCCCCCCACGCACCCGCCAGAGCCAACCTACCCTTGCTGCCTTCCGGCCCTGGGGGAGTTCAGTCAGATAGCGCCACGTGAGGGGCTGACGCCCACCTTAACCGATCCCCACCCCCGCAAGTCCACCTCCCCCGCCCTCCGGAAGACCTCCGGGACCGCCCGGACCCCCTCCCCGGGGAACGGGTTCGCGAGCACTCCTCAACGTCTTGTATTGTTTGCGGCGGAGGATTCGCCTAGTGGCCTAGGGCGCACGCTTGGAAAGCGTGTTGGGGGCAACCCCTCACGAGTTCGAATCTCGTATCCTCCGCCATTGCTCTCACCGGGCAATACGTCGAAGGCCCCCGCAGCTCGCTGCGGGGGCCTTCGACGTTGGTGGTTGCAGTTCTGGTTGCAGTCCGTGTGGCGGCCCAGCCTGGACCCGCCAGACGGTCCACTACCGGCGCCTAGGCATCCGGGCCTTGACCCCTGATCCTGGACACACGAGACACTGGATCCTGAGGATCTGAGAACGGACATCTCGTGGTCATGAAGAACTACCCGCCGGAGTTCAAGGCGGACGCGGTCGCGCTGTACGAGTCGCGGCCGGAAGCGACGATCAGGTCGGTCGCGGCCGATCTGGGGATCAACCCGGAGACCCTGCGGAACTGGGTGAGGGCAGCCGGGGTGAGCCGTCCCCGAGGACGACGGACGCAAGAACCGGCCCAGCCGCCGGTACCGCTGGAGGCGGAGAACGCCGCCTTGCGAAAGAAGGTCCGCGAGTTGGAGGAGGAACGGGAGATCCTGCGGAAGGCGGCGAAGTATTTCGCCGGGGAGACGCGCTGGTGAACCGCTTCCAGTGTGTCGCCGACCTCCAGCGCCGTCACGGCGTGAAGCGGCTCTGCAGGATCCTCGGCGTCAGCCGCTCGAGCTTCTACTACTGGCAACGGACAGCCGCTGACCGGGCCGCCCGGCAGGTGGCCGACGCCCGCCTGGCAGCCCGGATACGGGCGGTGCACCAGGAATCGGACGGCACCTACGGAGCCCCGAGGATCACCGCCGAGCTCCGCGAGGAGAACGGTGTCGCGGTCAACCACAAGCGCGTCGCCAGGATCATGCGGGCGTCCGGGATCCAAGGGATCCGGTTGCGGCGCCGGCACCGCACCACCGTCTCTGACCCGGCCGCGGCCAAGGCCCCGGACCTGATCGGCCGCGACTTCACCGCGGACAAGCCGAACACGAAGTACGTCGGTGACATCACCTACCTGCCCGTCGCCGGCGGGAAGTTCTGCTACCTGGCGACCGTCATCGACCTCGCATCGCGCCGTCTCGTCGGCTGGGCGATCGCCGACCACATGCGCGCGGATCTCGTCACCGACGCCCTGGCCGCGGCGATCCGCACCCGCGGCAGCCTTGCCGGATCGATCATGCACACCGACCACGGAGCCCAGTACACGAGCAGGAGTTTCGCCGAAGCCTGCAGGTCAGCAGGGGTGCGGCGAAGTATGAGCGCGGTCGGGTCCAGCGCGGACAACGCACTCGCCGAGTCCTTCAACGCGACCTTCAAACGCGAGACCCTGCAAGGACGAAAGAGCTGGCCGACCGAGCGCGAGGCCCGACTCGACGCCTTCCGATGGCTCCACCGCTACAACACCCGACGCCGACACTCCCGCCTCGGACAACGACCACCGATCACCTTCGAAAACGCCCTCCGCCACACACCAACTACGCTGGCACAAGCCGCATAACCCGTGTCCAGAATTCGGGGTCAAGGCCCTCCCTCGCAACTTCGACCGGCTTTGTCGGTGGTGAGTGGTAACTCTGTTCTCCTACCGATCGGCTTCTCGGGTGAAGGGTCGGACAGCCATGGCGGGGGAGAGCTACGTCGACCACGAGGTCCTCAAGGCATACGCGAAGAACAAGGTGAACGTGCCGAAGGAGGAGGCGAAGGAACGCCGCCGCCAGGTGAACTACCTGCGGGAGCGGCTGGAGGACTACATCGCAGCCCACCCAGACTTCGACCTCGTGAAGCTCCGAGCATCCGGCAGCACGGCCAAGCACACAGCGATCCGTCGCAGGCGCGGCACAGGGTCTGACGCGGATGTCGCCGCGTACCTGCGCGTCGGCGATCCCACCATCGACGTCTCGACGGCACTGGCCTGGCTGGAGAAGCGTTGCAAAGAGGTCTATGGCAAGACGAAGGTTGCGGAGGACTTCAAGCTCTCCGACCACGCTGTCGGTATCACGATGGGGACTGCTGCAGGGATAGGTGACATCTTGACCTGGCTTGCTGAGAGGCGGCCTGGAAGGATGTCGCAGTGCCCAAGCCGTATCCGAAAGAGTTCCGCGAGGACGTCGTGCGTGTCGCGCGCGACCGCGAGCCCGGCGTCACGCTGGAACAGATCGCCGCCGACTTCGGCGTCCACCCGATCACGCTGTCGAAGTGGCTGCGCCGCGCCGACACCGACGAAGGCGGCGCCAAGCCCGCACCGGTGTCGGGTGAGTCCGCCGAGCTGCGCGAGGCCCGCAAGCGCATCCGGCTCCTGGAGCAGGAGAACGAGGTCCTGCGCAGGGCCGCGGCGTATCTGTCGCAGGCGAACCTGCCGTCAAAATGATGTACCCGCCCGTCCGCGAGCTGGCCGCCGCCGCTGCCCCACGCAGGGTGCCGGTGGCGGTGACGTGCCGGGTACTCAATCTGGCCCGCCAGCCCTACTACCGGTGGCTGGCCTCACCGGTCACCGACACCGAGAGGGCCGAGGCATACCGGGCCGACGCCCTG
It encodes the following:
- the purD gene encoding phosphoribosylamine--glycine ligase, with protein sequence MKVLVIGGGAREHALCRSLSLDPDVTALYCAPGNAGIAEVAELRPVDALDGAAVARLATELGAELVVVGPEAPLVAGVADAVRAAGIPCFGPSGEAARLEGSKAFAKDVMAGAGVPTARSYVCTTPAEIDTALDAFGAPYVVKDDGLAAGKGVVVTDDVDVARAHALACDRVVIEEFLDGPEVSLFAITDGTTVLPLQPAQDFKRALDGDEGPNTGGMGAYSPLPWADPKLVDEVLQSVLQPTVDELRRRGTPFSGLLYAGLAITSRGVRVIEFNARFGDPETQVVLARLKTPLAGVLLGSANGTLDTLPPLAWRDDAAVTVVIASHNYPDTPRTGDPIEGLDEVAAQDAPHAYVLHAGTRRDGDAVVSAGGRVLSVTATAKDLAGARERAYAAVERIRLDGSQFRTDIAKKAAEA
- a CDS encoding DNA polymerase III subunit gamma and tau, producing MSSLALYRRYRPESFAEVIGQEHVTDPLQQALRNNRVNHAYLFSGPRGCGKTTSARILARCLNCEQGPTPTPCGECQSCQDLARNGPGSIDVIEIDAASHGGVDDARDLREKAFFGPASSRYKIYIIDEAHMVTSAGFNALLKVVEEPPEHLKFIFATTEPEKVIGTIRSRTHHYPFRLVPPGTLREYLAEVCGKENSYVEDGVLPLVVRAGAGSVRDSMSVMDQLLAGAGDEGVTYAMATSLLGYTDGSLLDSVVDAFAAGDGAAAFEVVDRVIEGGNDPRRFVADLLERLRDLVILAAVPDAGEKGLIDAPADVVERMTAQASVFGAAELSRAADLVNEGLTEMRGATSPRLQVELICARVLLPAAFDDERSLQARLDRLERGASFATTGPGPAMGYVPGPEALAHAPVPQTPQTAAPAPAPAAVQPDAGSGPAAARAAARGEAPPPPTAPAPAPAQATPAPAPVQQSQPPAEAPAAGQRPGAWPAAAAPEQGRRPGGWPTASTPGQAPPPQAAPAPAPAPAAAAAPAPAPVPESAPGMTQGAGQVRNMWPDILEAVKNRRRFTWILLSQNAQVTGFDGATLQIGFLNAGARDNFASSGSEEVLKQALAERFNAQWKIEAIVDPSGGAGQPPPVGGGRPSAPPPPPQRPAPAPAPQSYESRPAPEQQRQQPGGGAPAPEPPPPSYTAPEPPRSVAPEDDTPEADDPDLVDSALSGHDLIVRELGATVVEEFTNE
- a CDS encoding IS3 family transposase (programmed frameshift); its protein translation is MVMKNYPPEFKADAVALYESRPEATIRSVAADLGINPETLRNWVRAAGVSRPRGRRTQEPAQPPVPLEAENAALRKKVRELEEEREILRKAAKYFAGGDALVNRFQCVADLQRRHGVKRLCRILGVSRSSFYYWQRTAADRAARQVADARLAARIRAVHQESDGTYGAPRITAELREENGVAVNHKRVARIMRASGIQGIRLRRRHRTTVSDPAAAKAPDLIGRDFTADKPNTKYVGDITYLPVAGGKFCYLATVIDLASRRLVGWAIADHMRADLVTDALAAAIRTRGSLAGSIMHTDHGAQYTSRSFAEACRSAGVRRSMSAVGSSADNALAESFNATFKRETLQGRKSWPTEREARLDAFRWLHRYNTRRRHSRLGQRPPITFENALRHTPTTLAQAA